The genomic stretch AAGCCACTGGGCAAGGGCCGCGCTTCGGTGCTGTACGAGTACGTGCCGGCGCGCTTCGAGAAGCAAGTGCACGTGCAGGAAGTGCTGGCGTGCGCGTGCGGCCGGGGCGTCGTCACCGCCCCGCCTCCGGCCAGAGTAGTGGACAGGGGCGAGTACGGCCCGGGCTTCATCGCGCATGTGGTGACGTCGAAGTGTGCCGACGCCATGCCGCTGCACCGGCTGGCCCAACGTGTTGAGCGCAGTGGCGTCCCCATGAGTCGCAGCACGCTGACGGACCTCTTCCACCAAGCCGCCTCGGTGCTGCTGCCGCTGTCGCAGCACCTGCTGCAATGCATTGCAGCCGCGGACGTGGTGTGGGCGGACGAGACGCCTCTGCGCGTGCTGGACGTGAAGAAGACGCGGCTGGGTTACCTCTGGACTTTCCTCACCCAGAACGAAGCCGGTGAGTGGCTCATTGGTTACCGCTTCAGCATGGGCCGGGCGAGCAGGACGCCCAAGGAAGTCCTGGGAGGTACCTCGGGTGCGCTCGTGGTGGACGCATACACCGGCTACAACGCGGTGACGCTGCCCCAGGGCCGGGTGCGCGTCGGCTGCTGGGCGCATTGCCGCCGCCGATTCTTCGACGCGCTGGCCACCGCGCCCGAAGCGCGCCATGCCATGGACCTCATCCTCGAACTCTACCGAGTGGAGGCCCAGGCGAGAGGCGCGGACGTGGTGCGCACCGCCGCCCACCGCGCTCTGCGCCAATTGCACAGCGCCCCCGTCCTCGCGCGACTGCACGTCTGGCTTGAAGAACAGACGCCGCGGCACCCACCCAAGAGTCCGCTGGGCCAGGCCATTTCCTATGCCCTCAAGCAGTGGGCGGCCCTCACGCGCTTCGTCGAGAATGAGCGCCTACCCCTGGACAACAACCGCGCGGAGGCGGCGCTGAGAAAGGCCGCCCTGGGGAGGAAGAATTTTCTCTTCGTCGGCCACGAGGCCGCGGGGGAGAACCTGGCCGGTCTCTACGCGCTGGTGGCCACCTGTGAGGCCAACCAAGTCAATCCCGAGGCATACCTCGCGGACGTCCTGCTGCGCGTTCAGACGCACCCCAACTCCCGCATCGACGAACTGCT from Myxococcus xanthus encodes the following:
- the tnpC gene encoding IS66 family transposase, which translates into the protein MPTEARHCPACGGEDMKPLGKGRASVLYEYVPARFEKQVHVQEVLACACGRGVVTAPPPARVVDRGEYGPGFIAHVVTSKCADAMPLHRLAQRVERSGVPMSRSTLTDLFHQAASVLLPLSQHLLQCIAAADVVWADETPLRVLDVKKTRLGYLWTFLTQNEAGEWLIGYRFSMGRASRTPKEVLGGTSGALVVDAYTGYNAVTLPQGRVRVGCWAHCRRRFFDALATAPEARHAMDLILELYRVEAQARGADVVRTAAHRALRQLHSAPVLARLHVWLEEQTPRHPPKSPLGQAISYALKQWAALTRFVENERLPLDNNRAEAALRKAALGRKNFLFVGHEAAGENLAGLYALVATCEANQVNPEAYLADVLLRVQTHPNSRIDELLPHEWKRRRIADPPNSPLQLCI